Proteins from one Malaya genurostris strain Urasoe2022 chromosome 2, Malgen_1.1, whole genome shotgun sequence genomic window:
- the LOC131430280 gene encoding DNA-directed RNA polymerase II subunit RPB11 produces MNAPPTFESFLLYEGEKKIIKELDTKVPNAAIFTVNKEDHTLGNMIRNQLLKDPNVLFAGYKLPHPLEHKFVIRIQTTSDYSPQEAFMNAITDLLSELSLFEERFKEAYKEKKEGGD; encoded by the exons ATGAATGCACCACCTACTTTCGAGTCATTTCTTCTGTATGAAGGAGAAAAAAA AATCATCAAGGAATTGGATACCAAAGTTCCGAACGCCGCAATTTTCACAGTGAACAAAGAAGATCATACACTCGGCAATATGATCCGAAA TCAACTGCTGAAAGATCCAAATGTTCTCTTCGCCGGCTACAAACTCCCGCATCCGCTGGAACACAAATTCGTCATCCGAATACAGACAACATCCGATTACTCCCCGCAGGAAGCGTTCATGAATGCCATCACCGATCTACTATCCGAACTGTCGCTATTTGAGGAACGCTTCAAAGAAGCCTACAAAGAGAAGAAAGAAGGAGGCGACTAA